The genomic region ACCTGCATTACCACGGTCCATGTTTGAGATCCTTAGCAGAGAACCAGAGGGGGCACTGCTGAGCTGTAGGCTGCACATCCTCACCCCAAAAGGGACGAGCAGAATCCCAAACAGCAGTTAGGAGCCGTGTTGCTTTTACCCTGTTTAGGAGATTTGAGCCCCCTTTTTTCATCCCGCAGCTCTGCACCGCAGGCCGCGAAGACCCGCTGGTTCCCCTCGTCAGTGTGCTTAGAGTTTAATTTACAGCTGATGAGCTCACAATAAGTTGCTAGCTTAGTGAACCGACCCTTGAATGTGAGGATAACAGCAGAGCTGAACTGAGGTCAGGAATTGTGTGGAACAGCACTGACACAGTGaagtcaggtgtgtgtgagtgtgtgtgttggagggtACAGCAGGGTAGTTATGAGTGTCAGAGCTAGTGTACTGATGGAGacaggagaaaggagggagTAAGTGATGttaagagagagaggggaggttGGGTAGTCAGCAGGAAGGAGCTCATTTAGGAGTTTCTACCATGGGGATGatcctgcctgtctgcctctctatcTCTTTGCTGTCTAATTAGAGCCCACCTTTGTCAATGTGAAGTAattctgagacacacacacacacacacacacacacacacacacacacacacacacatgcgcgcggACACACTCACAGGCACATCAAACAGAATATGCATGTTCTGGAAATAGGGGTGCAGACAGGAAAAAGAAGTGGTATGTAAAAGAGCAGGGGCTGACTGactctgctttgtttctcaccttcagtgaaatacaaaaataattctgTACACGCAAGCTACAACAACAGATCTGGCACCTCACGTACCCTAAAAACAGCGATCGTCTCCAtacagatggaaagaaaaagtcgCTACTGTAGGATGATGGGCTTGCCATAGCTGCGTTACGTCACCTGGATGGAGAAACACCTCTAAAAACAGCATGAAGGAGAGGATGAACGGAGGAGTATGTTGACTGTATATTGAGATTTGTGAcaatgactctttttttttaataagtgaGTGTTGAGAAGTGAATGGGACTGGTTGAGTTGTTACTAGTTCAGTAATTTCCtgtgattttcttcttctgtgaggTAAAACAAAGACCAATGTCCAAAGTGGACGGACAGGATTTGAGTAGATTTGGGAAACGTGCATTGACAGATACAGTGTCCTTTCCCCCGTcatcatctttaaaaataattcatgcATAGATCCCCACTGAGAAAACCCTTTGATATACTTTCTCCTTTgtacacatttatatataactatatataatataatttctcTATATCTAtagtttcagaaaaacaaatctttccacgaaaaaacaacaattaaacaaatgcttgaaaaaagaaacataagatgaaagaaaacaaaaagagaagaaacacaatCGAGGGCCAGTTTGGCACTTTGTCATGAGAACACACAGCATTTGTTAGTTGACAGTAGATAGGAAtcgttttcctttttttttcctccttcgATGAGAAAGCAAACACAGTACATACTTGGCACTGAGAATGCTGGTAGAATGAAAGTATTAGATATCAATGTTTTCATAGCTATATGccttctgtactgtatgtactctATCCCCCCTCCTACAGCTGTAAAAGTTTATGAGCTGTTAGAGCCGTGTCGAGAGGGACAGCATGACATGGCGAATGAGAGGAAGAAAGCAGGTAGAAAACATAGATGTAGAAAAGAGAGTGATATATATGCACacaggggagagaaaaaaaaaggtgatgtcaaagtaaagaaaaacagcaaatggCGAAAAGTATTCGTCCCTTTAATAATGGCAGCATGATTTAGTCTGGAAACAGCAGACTGCTTTGAAAAGAGTGTATTTGAAAGATCTGAATCAGCCCCGAACCAATCATCTGCTGCCTAGTAGTTCAGTTGCTTCTCCACACACCACCTGTGGAGGGAGCTGCTATGTTTGCTAAGAGGTGGAGTTGCTTTTGGAGAAACAAGAGAATAAGAGAACAGAATAAAGGCCAACATCCAGAGGCCTCCTTTTAGGATAAGTAGCAGAGCCAGACTTCCTGGTCCTTAGGTGGCACTGTGTTGGGCCAGTCCCTACTATACCCTGGTGGTGGAGTGGGGGTGGGGCAGGGTGTTGTTGTGGCCGGTGGACGGGAAGGTGTTGAAGGCATGAAGAGGCTGCATGCTGGTGATGGTACTAGGGATCATGGTGATGGTGTTAGGTGTCATCAGCGGCACGTCGTCTGGGGCGCGACGCAGTGCCAGGGTGTAGTCAGGTGGGCAGGCGGGCCGGAGGATGTCGTGGGGCCTGAGGGGCTCCATGTCGTGGTGAGCATCATGTTCCGAGTGCTTCATCTGCAGAGACATGATCTCCTCCTCCTGGCTGTGAGCCAGGTCGTTGGCAGGCCCGCCCCGCTGAGGAGAGAGCCGGTGGCGCCGCATCTCGTGGCGCTTGTCACGCTTGTAGTAAAGGGCAGCAAAAGCCAGGATGTTGAGGAAGAGGAGCGACGCCCCAACTGCTACTGTCACACTCAGCTCAGTCGAGTAGTCCCGGGTGTCTCCAGGGAAGAGGTCTTGGTGTGGACGCTCTGAGCCATCAGGCTCCAGTTCGGAGGGTATTGTAGGGTAAGGGTGACGAGTGGTGCGAGGGCCTGGTGTCCTGGGCCAGGTTCTTTGGGTACCTGGTCCAGGGCCTGGCGGTGAGCGGGTAGTGGTAGGAAAGAGCTCCTCATGTAGACTATGGAGATGGGGGACTAATTCCAGCCAGAAGGCCACCTTGTTAGCCCTGTAGTTGTCTCTAACGCGAGGTTTTAAGCCGATGTGGAGGTACTGTTTGTCCTTCGAGTTGAACTTGGTCCAGATGACTTCTTCAAAGCGGTTGGGCTTGGTGTGAATAAACTTGGTGTCCTGAGGGACTGGCAGGTTGGGGTCCCTAAAGGAAGATAGAGGGTGCATCTCAGTTATATATGTCAAGTCAGTGCGAggttgtttaaagtttaaaggttGTATTCAGTATCTTTATGTAAGACACATGATTTAAAGTAAGTAAATCCATGTAACCAAAACCTTttattagggttagggttatacAAATACACTGCCAAGGAGAGAATACACTAACTAGTAAAAGCTGCAATTgaattacaaaacacacagataattCAGAGTTTgttaatgtgaaatgaaaatataagCAGGACCTACCCAGTCTTTGCAAAGTTGGTCCAGTAAGTCATGACCACGGCACTTAGCATTACATCGTTCTTCGAAAAGTTGCACGGGAACAAGTCTGTGGCACCGATCATGGGCACACCAAACACGTACGGTATCTCATCTCCATGGGCAGCATCGGCCCATTCGGGCCGCGTCTCCGTCTGGCAGTGGTGGTAGAATGTGTAAAAGTAAACTGGGGACTGAAATTCGGCATGGAGTTTGGCAGTTGCCACTGCTGGCGCCACCCACTGGTGGTCCGTAAACAGAGCTAACAAGGTCTTCCTTCGCATGTCGCCATTGTCCCTGTCTGCCCAGTCGGTGTACATGAACTTGATGGTTTCCCTCAGGATGTCTTTGCCTGAAGGATAAAGTGAGGGAGGGAAAAGaggataaagagaaagaagaaaaaatagaacatTGTAGTAAGTTAGGGGAAAGTTAACGAGAATGGGAGAAGTGAGACAAAGAgtgtagaaaaaaagaagtaCATGAAATGGAATAAAGTGATGAGGGCCAAATCAAAAAGGGagcctgtgtttatttgaattgTATGTGTGAGGGATGAGACAGAcaggctggagagagagaaaccgagaggacagactgaaagacacaaagggcataaaaacagaatatgcCTCTCAGAGAGCAGAATAAGTGACAGGCGCTTGATGGTGAACGTGACTGCATTATccaaatgtgtctgtattttgaCTGTGGCCTGCTGTGAGGGGTTTGCAGGCTGGTCTGTTAGGAACAACAAGCACTGTGATTGGGAGCTGGCTGCCTGGGGGATGATGAGAGACAGCATTAGTGCCCACAGAGCCCCAAAGGCCAAAGCACAGACCCACCACAGTGAAAGATAATCTCGATGATAGGCAATCTCTTTGGTATGCCTGTCTTGGCTGATACACTTGACTGGGCTCGCATTTTATCTCGTCTCATTCTTTGCCCCCATGATGCGTTAAAGACTTGCATTTCCACTGGGCTCTGAAGTTTAGGACGAGtagttgattatatttttttgttgaaaGCCTCTAATAATGTAAATTGtgtttataaaaaaagattGTTATAATCCCAAAGTACAACAGTAGTGCTTAATGTGACATTTAGCTCACATGTTGGGGAATGCACTTATTCAATCTTGATAATAAACTACCGTATATACATGACACATAACACATAATGGTGTTGTAAAAAGAGGATGaggataaaatattaaagaatgtGAAGCCTGGAAGACAAATAAAGAGTTCCTCACCTTCAGGGTACCCATAGAGGTTGTCGACAAAGTTAGAGATAGTGTAGTCAAACGCAGCGGCTGAGATGCCATCACTGTCCTCACTGTCATCCACAAACTTCAGCCCCTCTCCCTGATTCACTCCTATCAGGATGTCATAGTTGAGGAACTCCCCCTGGTGGTGCAACAGGAGAACAACACTTGTTGGAATTGTATTCAAAAATGGAGCATTTTCAGTCTTTGTACTAAATCTAGTTTAGCTTTGTGTATTCATCTTTATGGTCAATTTTGTACATTGCTATAATGCGCAAGCTACTGTTCGCTTTTATAAATTTTTAGCTTATGTTGTTAACTCCCAACACAAGTCAGTTACTCTGATACACTGTTTAATATTGCCATGTGATATCAAATGCATAAGAGTTGTTGCTTCATAAATTTGAAAACACTGTGCTGTAAGTTAGGGTTTCAGCACTGCACACGATGACTGCAGATTTTAAAGTCTACAGTGACAATTAATGGGGAATGCTGCTTAATTAAGCTCCCTAAAAAAACtgactaaatgaaaacaaacctgGAGGTAACCTAAtaatataag from Anabas testudineus chromosome 18, fAnaTes1.2, whole genome shotgun sequence harbors:
- the nlgn2a gene encoding neuroligin-2a isoform X1, whose translation is MNPVMYPLLLPLNKQSRRGLLSRTRPLTLMTDWCLMGALGLILLFSLASSQKMDPSKHPIVTTNYGKLRGIKKDLNNEILGPVEQYLGVPYATAPIGDRRFQPPEAPGSWQEIRNATQFAPVCPQNVHGVLPEIMLPVWFTDNLDVAAGYIQNQSEDCLYLNVYVPTEDGPLTKKHDESSMNKPRDEDIRDRRKKPVMLFIHGGSYMEGTGNMFDASVLAAYGNVIVVTMNYRLGVLGFLSTGDQSAKGNYGLLDQIQALRWLNENIGHFGGDPERITIFGSGAGASCVNLLILSHHSEGLFHRAIAQSGTAISSWSVNYQPLKYTKILARKVGCTYTETADLVDCLRRKNFRELVDQDIQPARYHIAFGPVVDGDVVPDDPEILMQQGEFLNYDILIGVNQGEGLKFVDDSEDSDGISAAAFDYTISNFVDNLYGYPEGKDILRETIKFMYTDWADRDNGDMRRKTLLALFTDHQWVAPAVATAKLHAEFQSPVYFYTFYHHCQTETRPEWADAAHGDEIPYVFGVPMIGATDLFPCNFSKNDVMLSAVVMTYWTNFAKTGDPNLPVPQDTKFIHTKPNRFEEVIWTKFNSKDKQYLHIGLKPRVRDNYRANKVAFWLELVPHLHSLHEELFPTTTRSPPGPGPGTQRTWPRTPGPRTTRHPYPTIPSELEPDGSERPHQDLFPGDTRDYSTELSVTVAVGASLLFLNILAFAALYYKRDKRHEMRRHRLSPQRGGPANDLAHSQEEEIMSLQMKHSEHDAHHDMEPLRPHDILRPACPPDYTLALRRAPDDVPLMTPNTITMIPSTITSMQPLHAFNTFPSTGHNNTLPHPHSTTRV
- the nlgn2a gene encoding neuroligin-2a isoform X2, with protein sequence MNPVMYPLLLPLNKQSRRGLLSRTRPLTLMTDWCLMGALGLILLFSLASSQKMDPSKHPIVTTNYGKLRGIKKDLNNEILGPVEQYLGVPYATAPIGDRRFQPPEAPGSWQEIRNATQFAPVCPQNVHGVLPEIMLPVWFTDNLDVAAGYIQNQSEDCLYLNVYVPTEDDIRDRRKKPVMLFIHGGSYMEGTGNMFDASVLAAYGNVIVVTMNYRLGVLGFLSTGDQSAKGNYGLLDQIQALRWLNENIGHFGGDPERITIFGSGAGASCVNLLILSHHSEGLFHRAIAQSGTAISSWSVNYQPLKYTKILARKVGCTYTETADLVDCLRRKNFRELVDQDIQPARYHIAFGPVVDGDVVPDDPEILMQQGEFLNYDILIGVNQGEGLKFVDDSEDSDGISAAAFDYTISNFVDNLYGYPEGKDILRETIKFMYTDWADRDNGDMRRKTLLALFTDHQWVAPAVATAKLHAEFQSPVYFYTFYHHCQTETRPEWADAAHGDEIPYVFGVPMIGATDLFPCNFSKNDVMLSAVVMTYWTNFAKTGDPNLPVPQDTKFIHTKPNRFEEVIWTKFNSKDKQYLHIGLKPRVRDNYRANKVAFWLELVPHLHSLHEELFPTTTRSPPGPGPGTQRTWPRTPGPRTTRHPYPTIPSELEPDGSERPHQDLFPGDTRDYSTELSVTVAVGASLLFLNILAFAALYYKRDKRHEMRRHRLSPQRGGPANDLAHSQEEEIMSLQMKHSEHDAHHDMEPLRPHDILRPACPPDYTLALRRAPDDVPLMTPNTITMIPSTITSMQPLHAFNTFPSTGHNNTLPHPHSTTRV